The genomic segment tatatatatatatatatatatatatctatatctatatctatatatatatatatacacacacatatatttatatatatatataaatatatatatatatatgtatatatatatatatataaacatatgtgtatatatatgtatatatgtctatatatatatatacatatatatacatatatatatacatatatatatacatatatatatatatatatatatatatatatatatatatatatatatatatataaatatatatacatatatatatatatatatatatatatatatatatatatatatatatatatatatatatatatatatataatacatatatatacatatatatacatatatatacatacatatacatatatatacatatatatgaagatatatacacatatatatatatgtaaatatatacacacacatatgtatacatatatatgtatatatatatacatacatatatatatatatatatatatgtatatatatatatgtttatatatatatgtatgtatatatatgtacatatatgtatatatatgtatatatgtatatatatgtagatatatgtagatatgtatatatatgtatatatatgtatatatatgtataaaaaaggatatatatatatatgtatatatatatgtatatatatgtatatatatgtatatatatgtatatatatgtatatatatgtatgtatatgtatatatatacatatatatatatgtatatatatgtgtgtatatgtatatatatatatacatatatatacatatatatatatataaatatatatatatatatatgtatgtatatatatatatatatatatatatatatgtgtacatcaaTATGTTCACAGCACACAAAATGctgcaaacaaaaataaattcatCTCTATCACCATACAagctgcatatacatatatatgttaatatacatgtatatatatatatatatatatatatatatatatatatatatatatatatatatgtatatatatatatatatatatatatgtgtgtgtgtgtgtgtgtgtgtatgtatatatatgtatatatatatatatatgtatatatttatatatatatatatattcatatatatatgtatatatatatatatatatatatatatatatatatatatatatatatatatgcatgtatattaacatatatatgtatattttaaatatgtatatgtatgtgcataaattcataaatgtatatgtatatgtatattcataaattcatCTCTGTCACCATACaaactgcatatacatatatatgttaatatacatgtatttttatatatgtatatatatatatatgtatgtatatgtatatatatatatatgtatatatatgcctatatataagcatatatatatatatatatatatatatatatatatgtatatacatatatatatatatatatatatatatatatatatatatatatatatacctatatatatatctctatatatatatatatatatatatatatgtttatatatatatatatatatatatatatatgtatatatatatatatatatacatacatatttatatatatatatatgtatatatgtatatatatatatatatatatatatatatatatatgtatattaacatatatatatgtatatgtagtttgTATGgtgatagagatttttttttttttttgcaacattttATGTGCTGTGAATATATTGATGTTTCTGCACTGCTTTTGTTGTcaaatttcattatatattatatatttttttccatttgtctAAAGTTAAAAACTTTTTTTATGTAAAGGTAGATATTTCTAGGTTAACTGTCACATGATTAATTAGTCAATTTTCTGTAGAATTATGTGACATGCTATCTACAATGCATTTACTCTAGATTCATCATATATCAGGTCATACAATACCATTTTGACTGTTACAGAGTTTGGAAAATATTTGCCAATATTTCCCTTGCCAAATACGTAACTTTTAAGAAGGTATGGTTGTCAGAGACACCACAACATTTATTAAGAAGTGAAATTTCCTTTCTTGGTCTTATCTCACATTTTCTACTGCGTTCCACTAATGATTTTTACTCATTGCATGCAGCATTATGAACAGCCCAAGAATGAAGAGCTCACGCCTTGTACTATTTTTGGCTGGAGCAAGTGTCATACTGATGTTGATGTATATCCACCTTGTTAGGGAGGTGTCAGAATTACAAAGCAGTATTCAGTCATACCGTAAGTAATTTTATTGGCTTGTTCGGGAGGAAATGTTTAGACAATAGTTTTATTTTTAAGGTAGTAAAAGATTATTTAAAGTTAATTCTATGCCATAAGCATAAAAAGATTTGAGAGCaataatgtatacatacttgtAAATTTAgatccatacatatttatatgtatatttgttagaCTTTGAAAATTCCATTCTCAGTTGAGTTAATGGATGAGACATCAAACTCATAAGTTGAAAAAGTGATACAGCAGTTTGAGAATCAACTGAGATTCCATTTATAACTGTGAGGACAGGACTTCTGtgaagtatgtgtgtgggtgtgttacaCCCCCTCAGAAAATCTGTTGGCAAATGAAGCTAATACTGGTATTTGTTGGCAGATTCCTAGAAACTCAAATAATCTCCAATTAAGCGCAGAGcaagtaaaaaacaagaaaaaaacattagtgGTAATATACCACTGTTATTATAAGATATGACTAATTTTCAATGACCACACCTTTTTGTCAGCAAATTTAAAACGTAACATCCTACTTTCTACACTGTTTTTGCGACAGCCTGATGTGAGGAATATGAAGAAACTGCAATTATATACATCATaaacaattatgaaaaatgaAGGATAATTTGACTAGTGTATGTCTGAATTGTAGGTAGATGGATGCTTTGAATTCCGTATCATGGAGAAGAAACGGGTAAAAAATTGGTATAATTTTGaagttttttaattattataatttcacaGGTGCTTTTGGTTCTCTTGGACTAGGGGGATCTCCGAATGGAAATAGTGTGCTGGACCCAAATAGTCTAGTGATTATCTACAACCGTGTGCCAAAGACCGGCTCAACGTCTTTCATTGGGCTGGCTTATGACTTGTGCTCGAAAAACAAGTTCAATGTTATTCACATGAACACATCAAAGAATGCTCCGACTTTATCATTAACAGATCAGGTAAGGGCATGCAGTTATGGTATGGATTAAAAGTGTTATGATTGGAGAGGAGGTGTAGTTAGAtttttataaaaagaagaaaaaaaaaatcctttattgaTGATGCGAAATGTCGCATGCGCAAAAGGGTAATATTTTCTAAGTTTTCTGCAGTATATTTCTAGAAATCTCAAAAGCCTTGAAGTTCGTGTTTGGAGATTTATTATGGAAAGGCATTCGAAACACTGTACGCAGGCTATTTTCATATTGAATACTGAATGATGTAGTTTGATTGACAGACAGGAAGAATGTATTGGTATAGTTTGAATATTATGTGATATGTTTAGTTTGAGTAGTTGCAGTATTTCTAACCTATTGGTACTTACTCCTATCGAAATCATgatgaaatatcatgaaaattacCTTGCATATAATGTGCAGTATGGAATAAACAGCTTTAAAACATATATCTTTTATAAACAGTTGTTTGGAATTTGTTTTCACTTCCACaccaagtaaaaaaaatcctaaaatgtCTCTTTGCTGTTGTGCTCAGATGCGGTTTGTATACAACATATCAAACTGGGTAGAGAAAAAGCCGGGAATTTATCACGGCCACATCGCGTACCTTGATTTTAATAGGTAAGTTATTTTTTTCAAGTAGTTTTcaagtctgtatctctgtctgtatatctcatatttctctgtctgtatatttttacatctctcagtctatcagtcaatctatatgtttgatatctatctttatatctatctatctatctgtgtgtgtatctacttatctgtctatctatctatctgtctgtgtatctgttcatatatcagtcagtcagtaagtttatctgtctgtctgcccatgactttctctctgcctgccaacctatctatctatctctatatctgtctatccatctctctatctctctctgtctagttatctgtctatctatttatttgtctgtctgtgtgcctgactatctatctgtctgtctgtctgtctgtctgtctgtctgtctgtctatttattgatctagctatctgtctgtataattgttatctgtctctgtcagtctctgtctatctgtctgtctgtatgttattttatttatctgtctatctgtctatctttatctggtatctgtctttgtttctgtctgtgtctctctttttgtctctgcctttgtttgttttggtttcttattgtctctgtctcattttatgttaggcttttttttacctttctctctctattactgtctgtttccatctctgtctgttgACAGTCTACTTAACAcctgcagtatatgtatatgaatatgtaatatataggtatgttccatgtatataaaaacacatgtgcaagccaaaaacacacacatacacatccatacatatacaaatatacacatatatatgtacacacggacACCCACATACAGGTGTTTGCCTATATGTATCCAAAGGTAGCCTGAATGAATCTATTAGGCATTTGTCAGAGAATTCTCCTGGAGATGTAATGCCTATGTcccatttttttacaatttttttcacattttggaAACGCTTAGAGAACCCTTTCTTGTGGATTTTGTGCAAGGCTTTGGGAGACTCTTGTTTCACCTTGTTGCAaaccatccattttttttctatatatgatatttttgttCCTTCTTATGAAATGTGACCCTATAGAGAAATCTGTTGCTGATGCAGGTTAAGTGAAATGAAAATCGCAAGAGGCAAGGCCAGAATCCATAATAAAGTTATGGAAGTGTTTCCAGCAGTCCCAGTATTAGTTTATGTTACCCCATGTATAAGGATATATAgctgtacatacatactttatgttAAGACAATTTTTTAGGGGGTAAATGTTTAAATATGATTCTTTATAGCTTGAAGTTCATACTGACATTGTTGTATATCATGAAAATTTCATAAACAGTTGTTGATGAagatcttgttttcatttttttttagtgtaaTTATCACGTGTCTCAGAAAGATAAAGAACctgcatctgtatctatatctattgacTGACTTCTAAAAATGAATTTGTTAGGTTTGGTGTGAGTAGACAGCCGCTGTACATCAATATCATCAGAAAGCCTTTGGATCGCCTTGTCTCGTACTATTACTTTGTTCGGTATGGGGATGATCTGCGGCCATATCTCATACGTAAAAGGATGGGTGATAAGATGGTAAGAATTGTGAGATGTCTTCAAGAGTTGCTGTTGTGCATGATTAACTGCTAAGGGACATATCTCCTGTATCAGCATTTCGAAAAGATGCTGGAATGTTATTGTAGTGTTTTCAAGTCTCATGATGTGAGTTTTGACACATTTATAATTTTAAGATGTGAATTAAATGAGTGTAGATAGTAGTGATTGTTTACCATGCTGATGTACCTCAGTGATGTCAGATCACAAGATACAGCTTcctttaagggggaaggggaatatgCTGCATAGTCATTTAAGTGCCATTTTTTGTGACTTATCCATAAGATCATGAAAGCCTTTATTACCATATTAGATTGATTATTTGTGGTCCTGCTTTCCATTTTCTGAAATATTATAAATTGGTGTCAAGCCATGTCAATGTTTTGAAAAGTTACCATGTTACTCTTGCAGGAACAGCTCTCCTCCTTTTATTAGATCCTTACTCTGATAGACAAAACACATCAAAAGTGCCTCTGAAATGTAAAGTAACATGATCTGATGTATACTTGAATAACTTATCAGCTGAATATAAGAAAAATGGAACTCTTGGTAGACAGTTATCCCATTTAGCATTGCTGCCTAGAATCGACTCTAAATACTTTCATTTCACAAGAAAGCACTGGAACTTTCACATTTTTGTGGCCTATTACTTTATACAAATTCAATTACATAGAGTGAATTGCCTGTACCTGAATATTGGATTGTTTATGTACAATGTTTTTACAGGAAATGATTTGTTGTATATATCTCCTAAGCAGTGTATTAAGTTCTCATAAAGACTAAACACATCACCAGACTAACATATTTGTTTATAAGGTTGACCTACTTTTACTTAGAAGTCTGTGTTTAAGGTCCCAAATGTCATCATTCAGAGTAAATGCCTTAACTTTGGggcttttattttttgaaaatcttcctcctttttgctttctgtttgttctctcttacCAAATCAAAAGACTTTACATAAAAAGATCATTGATAATTGATTAACAGTTTGAATATGAAAGTCAAATGACAAGCCTAGGAAttatttatgtattgtatttgtgtgtattattgtgaAGCATTTGTACTGAATCTTGGATTTAGGTTGATTAGTTTTAGCCATGTGAAATTGTACATAAGTATATTGCTTTTACATTTTGTTGTTTGTCAAGTAGGTATCAATTCAACTGGATAAGCTAACAATTAAAACTGAGGAACTCTTGACTACATATTATCAATTTCAGACCTTGGATGAATGTGTGGCTAAGGACCATCCAGACTGTTCAATGAACCACTTATGGCTGCAAGTCCCCTTCTTCTGTGGTCACCATTCAGATTGCTGGTTTGTAAATTCAGATGTTGAATAGTGGTTGGAGGTTTGGTTGTTATTAAAAAGAAGGACACTTTTTTAAGAGAAACATATAGTCCAAAATATTTACTCATTATTTATGTTGAGTTTTGTAATTCTAATATTTTGATTATAAAGTATATTGAAAAAACAATGAGATgtacaatcagaaaaaaaaatcataaccctTTACACAAAGTAATATGAAAAATCAACTAATTGTAATGGAATTCGGAGGCAAGCCAGTTAGCAACGTAATCCTAGGAATGCATGTTGTGCGATACATTAACATTATTAGGTATGTACTGGAGTCGTTAGAAATTAGTAAAATGTAACTTTAATTATCTGTatgtgaaataaaaaaatgtatagcaTAATATCGAGTGGCAACACATGCAGTCCAAAGGAAAAAAGGACACAAAAAAATAAGAGCAGTGCAATTAAGAACCAAGAGATGGCGCTGACAGAGGATACATTTTCATTGAAAGTTTATATTTCCTGAAGTTATTTAGAACTAGTAAAGAGATGGATATATGTTGAAGTTCAAGGGAACATTGATGTATAAAGACTATCCAGTagtttatttctgtatatgtctACACAAATTTATACCCTACTTTGGATGTTAGCAAAAATAATGGCTATATCGAAAGGTTAAATTTTTCCTAGTCTCCATTTTCCATGATTTTATTCTTATCCCTCCTGGAAAATATGAGGCAAGTCAAATTCAGTTTTCAATAACATTTTTATGTATAGctaaatttcaaaatatttttttttgcatgatgCCTATCTTAAAATTGTGTTGTTTTTACATATGGAGAAGTTGAAATCTGGTGTTCACCAATTCATCTTTTTCTAATTAAACAGATGTTGCTGTATGACAAATGAGCGGTCATGTCTTCAGTTGTTATTTTCGAAGATTATTTCATTGCAGCCCTTATAGACATAAAATAAAGTTCAACTCTTAGCATGAATTTCTTTAGAATGATCTATATTTGTTCTTTAATATGAGAGTTTATTGATTAACAGAAAGATAATACAggtttttgattttcattatttccattctctccccctgCTGCTAAAACAGCCTCCAAAGTCATGGCACAATCTCACCATTACTTACTCCATTTTTTTGAAGAACAGTTATAGCTCTCACAAACTGAGAGACGTCTCCTTGGTGTATAAGGTGCATAGACCATTCCCAGTCCATATTAACTTGGATGCGTCCATGTATAACATTTACATCTCAATTTGAAGTTTTACAATCCCACTCATGATTTATGTAAACCATGGACACCAGAGGTCATGCAGTACTGTATTTCCTTTACATTATTCCCATGTATACTGATGATagtttgattatttgatttattagAGGGGTATTggatattatgataaatatggtTGGTTCTTATTTGCCTTCTAAGTCATGATGTgagtaaaataaaagataattaaacatagacaaaacaaaacatggtCATCAAAACACATGCTCAAAGTATCTGGTGCATTAGTTTCAGTCCTCAAGTATTGTAATGAGATTTTCATGTGGCAACACTAGCCATGGGAGCAGCTAATAAAGTGCCTCACACACAACAGAGTATTTGCTCGGGTCCTAATCGATTGCAAGtaaagataaagattttttttttttttgatagtacATAGACTGACTTTTTTCAGCAATTCTTTCTAATATGTCTTCCAATGTGTAACAATGTCCTACCAGAAGTTGTGCAGAACACaatgcttatttatttgttttctcatccttgtccatttttttctcGTAATCAGGGTTCCAGGTTCAGCTTGGGCTCTTGAGCAAGCAAAGCATAACCTGGTCCACAATTATTTCCTTGTTGGAGTCACAGAAGAACTTAAAGATTTTGTTGCCATGCTGGAATACTCACTCCCACAGATGTTCAAAGGGGCACTTGATTTGTATATCACAGGTATGTCATTTGTAAGCTATAATTTTTACAAGTAGTCCGGGCATTACCAGAAGGGGATTGTTACCTTATGGGTATGGACATGAAGTTTCTTTAAtcatggggagaggaaggggtgtccACCTTTCTAGTTGTGCCAAATATAGAACAAGGTATGAAcaagaaagaatatatacatagcgAAAGTGGTACATTTGACTGGTTTAGCGTGTATCTTCAACAGATATACAGCAAAAGTGTTTCtgatttatatataatgaaacaGGTCAAATAATTTCTTGTGCTGGGAAGatatttgtcattattcatacctttttctacatttgttgcaGTGAGCATGTTTGATAGTGCCAACTGCTTACTGGCTGATTGAAATGTGATTGAAATAATTTTCAATTTATCAAAGTATCTGTTTCAGTATTttacaataagaaaaatacattagAAACTGTTTTTGATTGAGaaagagcatttttttttcttttcattttataagAGTGATTATTCAAGCACATCACTTCATAGGATTGAATAAtttaaatgaaatagaataatagTTGATGATAACCAATAGTTGTAATGGTCAGAAGAGCAGTGTAAGTCTTTTGTATTACAGGTTCCAAATCGCATTtaagaaaaacagtgaaaaaggTCATGCCCTCGGAAGAAACAATTGCAAAACTGCAGAATACAAAGGTAaggtttattttttaaaatttatttattattatgatttttaaagattttgctGTTTGATGCAAAGTTCTGTGTCTACAGCTTTGTTTGAAAGGATGAAGATTGTTTGAAAGATTTTGCTGTTTGATGCAAAGTTCTGTGTCTACAGCTTTGTTTGAAAGGATGAAGATTGTTTGAAAGGAAACTTGCGAAAAAACACATTAGATAGAAGCATAGATAAAGTTTGCAGAATGGGATGTATATCATTATGTTAACTGCATGCAtattattaataagaaaaaagtatgagAAAATGGATAAgcaatagagacatatatatggtATCTGTGGGTGTAGTAGATGAAACTATAGCATGTCATAAACGCTCATATGATATTGTATATTAgggaataataacaatcattttaTACCATGATATAGTATGAAAACTGTCTCTTTTTAGTGATTGATTTAAAATGAAATATGGTGATTGAGCACTTGTTGATGCTAAACTATTGATAAGATGTACCAAAATTTAATTTTACTCATATTCCTAATTTAGATATTGTATTAAGATTtcaatttttgtctttttcacaaAGAGCTTATTTCAAAATTAAGACCAATCAAACAGGAATACAGAGGTGTATGTACTGTAATATATTGTAACATTCAAGCTTTTTTGCATACATTATATTTTATTCCCCCAGGTCTGGCGACTAGAGAATGACTTTTACAACTTTGCCCTTGATCATTTCCACTTCCTGAA from the Penaeus vannamei isolate JL-2024 chromosome 1, ASM4276789v1, whole genome shotgun sequence genome contains:
- the LOC113828314 gene encoding heparan sulfate 2-O-sulfotransferase 1 isoform X1, whose product is MDVSIMNSPRMKSSRLVLFLAGASVILMLMYIHLVREVSELQSSIQSYRAFGSLGLGGSPNGNSVLDPNSLVIIYNRVPKTGSTSFIGLAYDLCSKNKFNVIHMNTSKNAPTLSLTDQMRFVYNISNWVEKKPGIYHGHIAYLDFNRFGVSRQPLYINIIRKPLDRLVSYYYFVRYGDDLRPYLIRKRMGDKMTLDECVAKDHPDCSMNHLWLQVPFFCGHHSDCWVPGSAWALEQAKHNLVHNYFLVGVTEELKDFVAMLEYSLPQMFKGALDLYITGSKSHLRKTVKKVMPSEETIAKLQNTKVWRLENDFYNFALDHFHFLKKKTLYEEEGSGRLLDRGQKFSYEKIKPKKPIGS
- the LOC113828314 gene encoding heparan sulfate 2-O-sulfotransferase 1 isoform X2 encodes the protein MDVSIMNSPRMKSSRLVLFLAGASVILMLMYIHLVREVSELQSSIQSYRGSPNGNSVLDPNSLVIIYNRVPKTGSTSFIGLAYDLCSKNKFNVIHMNTSKNAPTLSLTDQMRFVYNISNWVEKKPGIYHGHIAYLDFNRFGVSRQPLYINIIRKPLDRLVSYYYFVRYGDDLRPYLIRKRMGDKMTLDECVAKDHPDCSMNHLWLQVPFFCGHHSDCWVPGSAWALEQAKHNLVHNYFLVGVTEELKDFVAMLEYSLPQMFKGALDLYITGSKSHLRKTVKKVMPSEETIAKLQNTKVWRLENDFYNFALDHFHFLKKKTLYEEEGSGRLLDRGQKFSYEKIKPKKPIGS